The Streptococcus sp. S5 genome contains a region encoding:
- the recJ gene encoding single-stranded-DNA-specific exonuclease RecJ, whose protein sequence is MITSKYDWQLASPSADEAFLALAKKAGLEASVATLLYERGIQTKEDLEDFLEPKLEKLHDPYLLHDMDKAVGRIRRAIEDYEQILIYGDYDADGMTSASIMKETLEQMGAEVQVYLPNRFTDGYGPNESVYKYFIEQQGISLIVTVDNGVAGNQAIAMAQAMGVDVIVTDHHSMPEVLPDAYAIIHPEHPDADYPFHYLAGCGVAFKLACALLEEVPVDLLDLVAIGTIADMVSLTDENRILVKYGLGVLQHTQRMGLQELLEIAGIRPEDVNEETVGFQIAPRLNALGRLDDPNPAIELLTGFDDEEAHEIALMIHQKNEERKEIVQAIYDEAKTMVDPSLSAQVLAKEGWNPGVLGIVAGRLLEELHQPVVVLSIEDGRAKGSARSPESVNIFEALDPYRSLFVAFGGHAGAAGMTLEVDQLPALSQALTDYIAEQEIDLSSKSSLAIDEELHLTELTLETLKSFDRLSPFGMDNKKPVFLVRNFKVEGARSMGAGNTHLKLKISQEDATFEVVAFGLGSLEAEFAQAQDLELAVQLSVNQWNGQTTLQLMLVDARVDGVQLFNIRSKNASLPAGVPVLDFTQELPDLTGASAVVVGNIPEDIEQLRQIFQEHDFQAVYFKNEIAKAYYLTGYGSRDQYAKLYKTIYQYPEFDVRYKLKDLAAYLKIQQILLVKMIQIFQELGFVTIENGIMKVNKAAKKREITESTIYQKLKQTVKEQELMALGTVREIYDYLTGQAT, encoded by the coding sequence ATGATCACTTCAAAATACGATTGGCAGTTAGCTTCGCCAAGTGCAGATGAGGCCTTTTTAGCCCTTGCCAAAAAAGCAGGCCTGGAAGCGTCCGTAGCAACCTTGCTGTATGAGCGTGGCATTCAAACCAAAGAGGATTTAGAAGACTTTTTAGAACCCAAGTTGGAGAAGCTACATGACCCTTATTTGCTCCATGATATGGACAAGGCAGTGGGGCGCATCCGACGGGCTATCGAAGATTATGAGCAGATCCTCATCTACGGAGACTATGATGCGGACGGGATGACCTCAGCCTCCATTATGAAGGAAACCTTGGAGCAGATGGGAGCAGAGGTGCAAGTCTACCTACCCAACCGCTTCACAGACGGCTATGGTCCCAATGAGAGTGTCTACAAATACTTTATCGAGCAACAAGGCATTTCCCTGATTGTCACGGTGGACAATGGGGTAGCGGGCAATCAAGCCATTGCCATGGCCCAAGCGATGGGGGTTGATGTTATCGTGACCGACCACCACTCTATGCCAGAGGTTTTGCCTGATGCTTATGCGATCATTCATCCGGAGCATCCTGATGCGGATTATCCCTTCCATTATCTAGCAGGATGTGGTGTGGCCTTTAAGTTGGCTTGTGCCCTCCTTGAGGAAGTACCAGTCGATCTCTTAGACTTGGTAGCCATTGGGACTATTGCAGACATGGTCAGTCTGACGGACGAGAATCGGATCTTGGTCAAATACGGTCTGGGTGTTCTCCAACATACCCAGCGCATGGGCTTGCAGGAGCTCTTGGAGATCGCAGGGATTCGTCCGGAGGATGTCAATGAAGAAACGGTTGGTTTTCAGATTGCTCCTCGTCTCAATGCTCTTGGCCGCCTTGATGACCCTAATCCAGCTATCGAACTACTGACAGGATTTGACGATGAAGAGGCGCACGAGATTGCCCTCATGATTCATCAGAAGAATGAAGAACGTAAAGAAATTGTCCAAGCTATCTATGACGAAGCTAAAACCATGGTGGATCCAAGTTTGTCAGCCCAGGTCTTGGCCAAAGAAGGCTGGAATCCAGGGGTCCTTGGTATTGTCGCTGGTCGTTTGTTGGAAGAGCTTCATCAGCCGGTCGTTGTTTTAAGCATCGAAGATGGACGAGCTAAGGGGAGCGCTCGGAGTCCTGAGTCGGTCAATATCTTTGAAGCCCTCGATCCCTACCGGTCGCTCTTTGTCGCCTTTGGAGGACATGCCGGAGCAGCAGGGATGACGCTGGAGGTGGACCAACTTCCTGCCTTGTCTCAGGCTCTTACGGATTACATTGCAGAACAAGAAATTGATCTCAGCAGCAAGTCCAGCTTAGCCATCGACGAGGAACTACATCTAACAGAACTAACGCTTGAGACCTTGAAAAGCTTTGATCGCCTGAGTCCATTTGGCATGGACAATAAAAAGCCGGTCTTTCTGGTCCGTAATTTCAAGGTAGAAGGGGCGCGCTCGATGGGAGCCGGCAATACCCATTTGAAACTCAAAATTTCTCAAGAAGATGCGACCTTTGAGGTGGTGGCCTTTGGTTTGGGAAGCTTAGAGGCAGAGTTTGCACAGGCGCAAGACCTAGAGCTAGCTGTGCAGTTGTCGGTCAACCAATGGAATGGTCAAACGACTCTCCAGCTCATGCTGGTTGATGCGCGTGTGGACGGTGTGCAGCTCTTCAATATCCGCTCTAAAAATGCCAGCCTCCCTGCAGGTGTTCCCGTTCTGGATTTTACCCAAGAACTGCCAGATCTGACAGGCGCATCCGCTGTTGTAGTTGGAAATATCCCTGAGGATATAGAGCAACTACGGCAAATCTTCCAAGAGCATGATTTCCAGGCTGTCTATTTCAAAAATGAGATCGCCAAAGCCTACTATCTGACAGGATATGGTAGCAGGGACCAGTATGCCAAGCTCTATAAGACCATCTATCAGTACCCAGAGTTCGATGTCCGCTACAAACTCAAAGATCTAGCAGCCTATCTCAAGATCCAGCAGATCCTCTTGGTCAAAATGATCCAGATCTTCCAAGAGCTGGGCTTTGTGACCATTGAAAATGGGATCATGAAGGTCAATAAAGCAGCAAAAAAACGGGAAATCACAGAAAGCACTATCTACCAAAAACTCAAACAAACGGTGAAAGAACAGGAATTAATGGCTCTTGGAACAGTTCGCGAAATCTATGATTATCTGACAGGACAGGCCACATGA
- a CDS encoding TipC family immunity protein — protein MKKHLKHFLWFTPILLFGLYWLGIYLSLKNPMEEIVYSENGGLMRYVMFKPYTETIGNDDIWKENEDFQTYPYSKGIVDANEELSVMMFRRTPNWTYMYDLQLEKGVTLGFIFKYNSSKKLFFQKEVYLSKEDTTYEGQQLLEQLATYGKDRTWLKNQSKKVAEQYILGTWFKNGSSRYSLKKLGDMKIEYNKLIEGQ, from the coding sequence ATGAAAAAACACCTAAAACACTTCCTCTGGTTCACACCCATCTTACTTTTTGGCCTTTATTGGCTGGGAATCTACCTGAGCCTCAAAAACCCTATGGAAGAGATCGTTTACTCTGAAAATGGTGGGCTGATGCGCTATGTGATGTTTAAGCCCTATACAGAAACGATAGGGAACGATGATATTTGGAAAGAAAACGAGGATTTTCAGACCTACCCCTATTCTAAAGGAATTGTCGATGCTAACGAAGAACTGTCCGTGATGATGTTTAGGAGAACGCCCAACTGGACCTATATGTATGATCTTCAATTGGAAAAAGGTGTGACACTTGGTTTTATATTTAAATACAACTCATCCAAAAAGTTGTTTTTCCAGAAAGAGGTCTACCTTTCTAAAGAAGATACTACCTACGAGGGCCAACAACTCCTTGAGCAACTTGCCACCTATGGCAAAGACCGTACTTGGTTGAAAAACCAAAGCAAGAAGGTCGCCGAACAATACATCCTGGGTACTTGGTTTAAGAATGGAAGTTCTCGTTATTCCTTGAAAAAGCTGGGTGATATGAAAATTGAGTACAACAAATTAATAGAAGGACAGTAA
- a CDS encoding TIGR04197 family type VII secretion effector, which yields MVLIQSNAISAADAISELVSVDTSNVQNQQVSFSYTQEITGMENGKEVTNSVLQAISEFSQAVLIQANKFPQIAAVIEKRDIEESQRWNH from the coding sequence ATGGTCTTAATACAATCAAATGCTATTTCAGCTGCAGATGCAATTAGTGAGCTGGTTTCAGTTGATACCAGTAATGTGCAAAATCAGCAAGTTTCATTTTCTTACACCCAAGAAATTACAGGAATGGAAAATGGAAAGGAGGTAACAAATTCAGTTCTTCAGGCTATTAGCGAATTTAGTCAAGCAGTTCTAATTCAAGCCAACAAGTTCCCTCAAATTGCTGCTGTAATTGAAAAGAGAGATATAGAGGAATCTCAAAGATGGAATCATTAA
- a CDS encoding cingulin, which yields MESLNKKIDKSEKERSTLTRKIIELEEKEDDFKLLQKRHENRVLYLAEQFEQLSSDVDSLLTESDMSTQFRIQELENNQELRRQMSEYVQIHFDDIEKWSQSIRRNTDEQRDKLISERNRLPWV from the coding sequence ATGGAATCATTAAATAAAAAAATAGATAAGAGCGAAAAAGAGCGCTCTACTTTGACTCGAAAAATTATAGAACTTGAAGAAAAGGAAGATGATTTTAAATTATTACAGAAGCGCCATGAAAACAGAGTTCTTTATTTAGCTGAGCAATTTGAACAGCTGTCTTCTGATGTGGACTCATTACTAACAGAATCGGATATGTCAACACAATTTAGAATTCAGGAGTTAGAAAATAATCAAGAACTGCGTCGTCAAATGTCCGAATATGTGCAAATCCATTTTGATGACATAGAAAAATGGAGTCAATCGATCCGTCGAAATACGGATGAACAAAGAGATAAATTAATATCAGAAAGGAATCGATTGCCTTGGGTGTGA
- a CDS encoding TipC family immunity protein translates to MKQKFKLFVWLIPILLFCLYWLGIYLSLKNPMEEIAYSENGSLMRYVMFKPYTETIGSDRIWKEDEGFQTYPYSDEIVGGKEHLAVTMFRGNADWFYMYKYKLDENTSVNLIFEYNASKKIFYQSDLYLTINETSYEDQQLLDHLATYGKDRTWLKKQSKKVAEQYILGAWFKNGSSRYSLKNLGDMKIEYNKLIEE, encoded by the coding sequence ATGAAGCAAAAATTTAAATTATTTGTTTGGTTGATTCCCATCTTACTTTTTTGCCTTTATTGGCTGGGAATCTACCTGAGCCTCAAAAACCCCATGGAGGAGATCGCTTACTCTGAAAATGGTAGCTTGATGCGCTATGTGATGTTTAAACCTTATACAGAAACGATTGGAAGTGATCGCATCTGGAAGGAGGACGAGGGATTTCAAACTTATCCTTATTCAGATGAAATCGTTGGTGGAAAGGAGCATCTAGCTGTTACTATGTTTAGAGGCAATGCGGATTGGTTCTATATGTACAAATACAAATTAGATGAAAATACATCAGTAAATTTGATATTTGAATATAACGCCTCTAAAAAGATTTTTTACCAAAGCGACCTCTATTTGACAATTAATGAGACAAGCTACGAGGACCAGCAACTTCTTGATCACCTTGCCACCTATGGCAAAGACCGCACTTGGTTGAAAAAGCAAAGTAAGAAGGTCGCTGAACAATACATTCTTGGTGCCTGGTTTAAGAATGGAAGTTCCCGTTATTCCCTGAAAAACTTGGGGGATATGAAAATTGAATACAACAAATTGATAGAAGAATAG
- a CDS encoding adenine phosphoribosyltransferase, translating to MNLKDYIASIENYPQEGITFRDISPLMADGNAYSYAIREIVQYATDKKIDMIVGPEARGFIVGCPVAFELGIGFAPVRKPGKLPREVISADYEKEYGVDTLCMHADAIKPGQRVLIVDDLLATGGTVKATIEMIEKLGGVVAGCAFLIELDDLKGREAIGDYDYKVLMHY from the coding sequence ATGAATTTAAAAGATTACATTGCAAGCATTGAAAACTATCCACAAGAAGGAATTACCTTCCGTGATATCAGCCCTTTGATGGCAGATGGCAATGCTTATAGTTATGCGATTCGTGAAATCGTTCAATACGCGACGGATAAGAAAATCGACATGATCGTTGGTCCTGAAGCGCGTGGGTTTATCGTTGGATGTCCGGTCGCTTTCGAGCTCGGTATTGGTTTTGCGCCTGTTCGTAAACCTGGTAAATTGCCACGTGAAGTCATTTCTGCTGACTACGAAAAAGAATACGGTGTGGATACCCTCTGCATGCACGCAGATGCCATCAAACCAGGTCAACGCGTCCTTATCGTTGATGACCTTTTGGCGACTGGTGGTACGGTGAAAGCAACCATCGAAATGATCGAAAAACTCGGTGGAGTTGTTGCAGGGTGTGCCTTCTTGATCGAGTTGGATGATTTGAAAGGTCGCGAAGCGATCGGCGATTACGACTACAAAGTCTTGATGCATTACTAA
- the metA gene encoding homoserine O-acetyltransferase MetA produces the protein MPITLDKKLPAVDILRSENIFVMDDVRATHQDIRPMNVLILNLMPTKVATETQLLRLLANTPLQINVDFLYMASHESKNTAAEHLESFYKTFEDIKDNYYDGLIVTGAPVEKMDFEEVDYWEELTQVFEWSKRHVFSTLHLCWGAQAGLYHRYGIQKVELCDKLSGIYDQAVVRPESLLMRGFDDRFLAPHSRYTDIPLKEVLEKSNLQVIAQGNEVGLSIIASPDMREVYSFGHLEYDRDTLAKEYHRDVKAGLDPDVPKNYFDGDDANTEPRIRWNLAATTFFSNWINYAVYQETPYRLEELEKDISFYGYL, from the coding sequence ATGCCAATTACTCTAGATAAAAAATTACCAGCAGTCGATATCCTTCGTTCAGAAAATATTTTTGTCATGGATGATGTTCGGGCGACTCACCAGGATATTCGGCCGATGAATGTTCTCATTCTTAATCTGATGCCGACCAAGGTTGCGACAGAAACCCAGCTCTTACGGCTTCTTGCCAACACGCCCTTGCAGATCAATGTAGATTTCCTCTACATGGCCAGCCATGAATCCAAGAATACAGCGGCAGAGCATTTGGAGAGTTTCTACAAGACCTTTGAGGATATTAAGGATAATTACTATGACGGCTTGATTGTGACAGGAGCGCCTGTCGAAAAGATGGACTTTGAAGAAGTAGACTACTGGGAAGAATTAACCCAGGTCTTTGAATGGTCTAAGCGTCATGTTTTTTCTACCTTACACCTTTGTTGGGGAGCCCAGGCTGGCCTTTACCACCGTTACGGGATTCAAAAAGTAGAGCTCTGTGACAAGCTATCGGGTATCTATGACCAAGCAGTGGTGCGTCCCGAAAGTCTGCTCATGAGAGGCTTTGACGATCGCTTCCTTGCCCCTCATTCTCGTTATACAGATATTCCTTTGAAGGAAGTCCTTGAAAAGAGCAATCTTCAAGTGATCGCGCAAGGAAATGAAGTTGGCCTTTCCATCATTGCTAGTCCAGATATGCGTGAGGTGTATAGCTTTGGCCATCTGGAATATGATCGCGATACGCTGGCAAAAGAATATCACCGAGATGTCAAGGCGGGCTTGGATCCGGACGTTCCCAAGAATTACTTTGATGGCGATGACGCTAATACAGAGCCTCGCATTCGTTGGAATCTAGCTGCGACGACCTTCTTCAGTAATTGGATCAACTATGCGGTTTATCAAGAAACACCTTACCGCTTGGAAGAACTGGAAAAAGATATTTCATTTTATGGTTACCTATAA
- a CDS encoding DnaD domain-containing protein gives MTYSQAFKYGNLVLPSALLFHYHELFDQADDYLVWQFFFLQNTTGQEALTPNQIASHLGKTVTEVNRIMSNLTTKGLLQYRTIELNGEIEAIFDATIALERLDEILEAQSQGKAQSAPAKGNVIKDLVETFQQELGRLLTPFEIEDLTKTVREDQTDPDVIKAALREAVFNGKPHWKYIQAILRNWRSEGINSLAQVEAKLQEREQANPRNVTVSDDFLKAMDLWKD, from the coding sequence ATGACATATTCACAAGCATTTAAGTATGGCAACTTGGTTCTTCCAAGTGCCTTGCTTTTTCATTATCATGAATTGTTTGACCAAGCAGATGACTACTTGGTTTGGCAGTTTTTCTTCCTTCAAAATACGACCGGCCAAGAGGCTTTAACTCCCAATCAGATTGCTAGTCATCTGGGAAAAACGGTGACAGAGGTCAATCGGATTATGTCCAATTTGACTACCAAGGGACTCCTTCAATACCGGACCATTGAGCTCAATGGTGAGATTGAAGCCATCTTTGATGCGACCATTGCCTTGGAGCGCTTGGATGAGATTTTAGAAGCACAATCACAAGGGAAGGCACAAAGCGCGCCTGCTAAGGGAAATGTCATCAAGGACTTGGTGGAAACCTTCCAACAAGAACTGGGACGACTCTTGACACCTTTTGAGATTGAAGACCTGACTAAGACAGTACGCGAGGATCAGACAGATCCAGATGTGATCAAGGCAGCATTACGAGAAGCTGTCTTTAACGGCAAGCCTCACTGGAAATATATCCAAGCCATTTTACGCAACTGGCGCAGTGAAGGCATCAACAGCCTGGCCCAAGTAGAAGCGAAACTGCAAGAGCGTGAACAGGCTAATCCACGCAATGTGACAGTTTCAGATGATTTCTTGAAGGCCATGGATTTGTGGAAGGATTAA
- a CDS encoding glycerophosphodiester phosphodiesterase family protein, giving the protein MKWGDKNRRRRFRWLYPTMLVVGLFLLFGMISFYYVRTNLLTSGLYPVEETLLEAGYTKTKTGFRKKDANVIIDIQWNAKTKVFDKNHYRFKAHQETTFWKKTYVDKETLERLTNGQLSNQYGFVQYTKVNKKDWLRVSPRLIAHAGGTVREKEYNTKYTNSLEALRQNYNLGHRLFEMDFNLTSDKKLAAVHDWHHFGNKDDVAPSSKEWKKFQGYGSPETPSRFTTMLIGDVFDQMIINRDMVLVTDIKSMEISKEDRITQFKELVSEANKRDKELLDRVIPQIYHQEMFGEIESIYPFKHVIYTLYASPDSGEEVLDFIAKHKEIEAVTVPIDDSRLTPKFIEQVHKLGKRVYVHTIQTYESLTKYAAINVDDFYTGLLTPQDMAVYESVSK; this is encoded by the coding sequence TTGAAATGGGGAGATAAAAACAGACGCAGACGATTTAGATGGCTCTATCCGACTATGTTAGTGGTCGGATTGTTTTTATTGTTTGGCATGATCAGCTTTTACTACGTACGGACCAACCTATTAACATCGGGCCTGTACCCAGTAGAAGAGACTCTACTAGAGGCTGGCTATACCAAAACGAAGACAGGATTTCGTAAAAAAGATGCCAATGTAATCATTGACATCCAGTGGAACGCAAAAACAAAGGTATTTGATAAAAATCATTATCGCTTTAAAGCCCATCAAGAGACAACTTTCTGGAAGAAAACCTATGTGGATAAGGAAACACTTGAACGTTTGACCAATGGCCAGCTGTCTAACCAATATGGTTTCGTGCAGTACACCAAGGTTAATAAGAAAGATTGGCTAAGGGTTTCTCCAAGACTAATAGCCCACGCTGGAGGGACGGTCCGGGAGAAGGAGTACAATACGAAGTATACCAATTCCTTAGAGGCTTTACGGCAAAATTACAATCTCGGCCATCGCTTGTTTGAAATGGATTTTAATTTGACTAGTGACAAGAAATTAGCTGCAGTTCATGATTGGCACCATTTTGGAAACAAAGATGATGTCGCACCTTCTTCTAAGGAATGGAAGAAATTTCAGGGTTATGGTTCCCCAGAAACACCAAGTCGCTTTACGACCATGTTAATAGGAGATGTGTTTGATCAAATGATAATTAATCGAGATATGGTGTTGGTGACAGATATCAAATCGATGGAAATCTCTAAGGAAGATAGGATTACACAATTTAAAGAACTTGTTTCAGAAGCAAACAAGCGAGACAAAGAACTATTGGATCGTGTGATTCCACAAATTTATCATCAAGAGATGTTCGGAGAAATCGAATCTATTTATCCTTTCAAGCACGTGATCTATACGCTCTACGCCTCACCAGATAGTGGAGAAGAAGTGCTGGATTTTATCGCCAAGCACAAGGAAATCGAGGCGGTGACCGTCCCTATCGACGATTCTCGCTTAACTCCTAAGTTTATCGAACAGGTACATAAACTTGGAAAACGGGTCTATGTTCATACCATTCAAACCTATGAGAGCCTAACTAAGTATGCTGCGATCAATGTTGATGACTTTTACACTGGCTTATTGACTCCACAGGATATGGCCGTGTATGAATCCGTATCAAAATAG
- the add gene encoding adenosine deaminase, with product MSTIDFHSLAKTELHCHLDGSLSLPIIRQLAAMANIDLPASDEELKHHVTAPAHCENLLDYLEAFDYIRPLLQTKEALTLAAYDVAKQAALENVVYIEVRFAPELSMDQGLTVPETIDAVCDGLRQAQEEFGIVAKALVCGMRQSDQELTSRILAEANQVRDQEFVGFDFAGDEHNYSPEDIRPLIEQVKSYHRPMTLHAGECHCPHFVAQSIAFGIKRNGHVTALSHEPALLQSFVENEVTGELCLTSNLQTKAAPTLEDFPYLKMKAAGARISINTDNRTVSDTDLTKEYALYHQHFQTKETDFYQHNVDAIQASFASDEEKQELLRRLKKAYADHL from the coding sequence ATGTCCACGATCGATTTTCATAGTTTGGCAAAGACAGAACTTCACTGTCACTTAGACGGTTCCTTGTCGCTTCCAATCATTCGCCAGCTGGCCGCTATGGCCAATATTGACCTACCCGCTAGCGATGAGGAGCTCAAGCACCATGTCACTGCGCCTGCCCACTGTGAGAATCTTTTGGACTATTTGGAGGCCTTTGACTACATTCGGCCCCTCCTTCAAACCAAGGAAGCCTTGACCCTTGCTGCTTACGATGTGGCCAAGCAAGCTGCTCTCGAAAACGTCGTCTACATCGAAGTCCGCTTCGCACCAGAATTGTCCATGGACCAAGGACTCACCGTCCCAGAAACTATCGATGCTGTCTGCGATGGTCTACGCCAAGCCCAGGAGGAATTTGGCATTGTTGCAAAAGCCTTGGTCTGTGGCATGCGCCAATCAGATCAAGAACTCACATCTCGTATCCTTGCCGAAGCAAACCAAGTCAGGGATCAGGAATTTGTCGGGTTTGACTTTGCTGGGGATGAGCACAACTACTCTCCAGAAGATATTCGACCTTTAATCGAGCAAGTCAAAAGTTACCATCGGCCGATGACGCTTCACGCAGGTGAGTGTCATTGCCCACACTTTGTAGCCCAATCGATTGCTTTTGGCATCAAACGCAATGGCCACGTGACGGCTCTATCTCATGAACCAGCCCTACTCCAGTCTTTTGTTGAAAATGAAGTCACCGGTGAACTCTGCTTAACCAGTAACTTACAGACAAAAGCAGCACCGACTTTAGAAGATTTCCCTTATCTGAAGATGAAGGCAGCTGGTGCTCGGATCAGTATCAATACCGATAACCGGACTGTATCTGATACCGACCTCACCAAGGAATACGCCCTCTACCATCAGCATTTCCAAACCAAGGAAACTGACTTTTACCAGCACAATGTCGATGCCATCCAGGCTTCCTTTGCCAGTGACGAGGAAAAACAAGAACTCCTTAGAAGACTAAAAAAAGCCTACGCAGACCATCTATAA
- the yghU gene encoding glutathione-dependent disulfide-bond oxidoreductase: MSDYQLPEVWEVPSQMGGAWGGLNQPTAGARFEQTLPKGDQPFQLYTLPTPNGIKATIMLEELKELGVDAGYDAYRIKIGEGDQFGSDFVAINPNSKIPAMLDQSGDQAIRVFESANILLYLAEKFGQLIPTDLAKRTEVLNWLFWQTGAAPFLGGGFGHFFHYAPEKIEYAINRFAMEAKRQLDLLDKELATKPYIAGDDYTIADIAIWSWYGRLAQDKIWDRAGIFLNVKEYKHLQAWTEKIANRPAVKRGLEVDYKEID, translated from the coding sequence ATGTCAGACTATCAATTACCAGAAGTATGGGAAGTACCGAGTCAAATGGGAGGAGCCTGGGGTGGCTTGAACCAACCAACAGCAGGTGCCCGCTTTGAACAAACTCTTCCAAAAGGGGACCAGCCTTTCCAACTCTATACCCTTCCAACACCCAATGGGATCAAGGCTACCATTATGCTGGAGGAATTGAAAGAGCTGGGAGTGGATGCAGGCTATGACGCTTATCGGATCAAGATTGGTGAGGGAGATCAGTTTGGTAGTGACTTTGTAGCCATCAACCCAAACTCGAAAATTCCAGCCATGTTGGATCAATCAGGCGATCAAGCCATTCGTGTCTTTGAATCGGCCAATATCCTCCTGTATCTAGCAGAGAAATTTGGCCAATTAATCCCGACTGATCTGGCTAAACGGACAGAAGTGCTCAACTGGCTCTTCTGGCAGACGGGTGCGGCACCTTTCCTAGGGGGAGGCTTTGGTCATTTCTTCCACTATGCGCCTGAGAAAATCGAGTATGCCATCAACCGCTTTGCCATGGAAGCCAAACGTCAATTGGACTTACTGGACAAGGAGCTGGCCACCAAACCTTATATCGCAGGGGATGACTATACCATTGCAGATATCGCCATCTGGTCTTGGTATGGCCGTCTAGCCCAAGACAAGATCTGGGACCGTGCAGGGATTTTCCTAAATGTGAAGGAATACAAGCATCTGCAAGCATGGACAGAGAAAATCGCCAATCGCCCAGCTGTGAAACGTGGCTTGGAAGTAGACTATAAGGAAATTGACTAA
- a CDS encoding tRNA (adenine(22)-N(1))-methyltransferase — protein MEFTKLSNRLDLVASFVPEGARLLDVGSDHAYLPISLLQEGKIEAAIAGEVVEGPYQSALQNVADNGLEDKIEVRLANGLAAFEPTDGISCITIAGMGGRLIADILAAGLEKLANVYRLVLQPNNREDELRAWLVDHNFRIVDEAILEENEKFYEILVVEQGSQELTAKELRFGPYLMREQAPAFVQKWSKEVEKLAFALGQVPVENQSARASLEERIAHIKEVLHVSK, from the coding sequence ATGGAATTTACAAAATTATCAAATCGCTTGGACTTGGTGGCTAGCTTCGTCCCAGAAGGAGCTCGTCTTCTAGATGTAGGGAGTGACCATGCTTATCTACCAATCTCCCTCTTACAAGAAGGCAAGATTGAGGCTGCCATTGCTGGGGAAGTGGTAGAGGGGCCCTATCAGTCTGCCCTGCAAAATGTCGCCGATAATGGCTTAGAGGACAAGATTGAAGTCCGCTTGGCCAATGGTTTGGCTGCCTTTGAACCAACAGATGGCATTTCCTGTATCACTATTGCCGGCATGGGCGGACGCTTGATTGCAGATATCTTAGCGGCAGGTCTTGAGAAATTAGCCAATGTCTATCGCTTGGTTCTGCAGCCCAATAATCGAGAGGATGAACTGCGGGCTTGGTTAGTCGACCATAATTTCCGTATCGTCGATGAAGCTATCTTGGAAGAAAATGAGAAGTTCTATGAGATCCTCGTGGTCGAACAGGGTTCTCAGGAGTTGACAGCCAAGGAACTGCGTTTTGGTCCCTATTTGATGCGGGAACAAGCTCCAGCCTTTGTCCAAAAGTGGTCCAAGGAAGTAGAGAAATTAGCCTTTGCCTTGGGGCAGGTCCCAGTTGAGAATCAATCTGCCAGAGCATCGTTAGAAGAGCGAATCGCTCACATCAAGGAGGTTCTACATGTTAGCAAGTGA